The Azospirillum sp. TSH100 region CTACAAGCACGCGGCGGCGGGGGTCGTCAGCACCATGGCGCTTTTCAGCGTGGCGGTCTCGGCGGTGCTGGGTTGGCTGCTGTTCGACGAGACGCTGTCCGCCATGCAGTGGACGGGGGTGGCGATTCTGACCGGGGCCATCACCGTTTTGTCGGCCTCGCGGAAGAAGCCGGCGCCGCTGCCGTCACCCGCCGTGCAAAGGGCAGGCTGACAGCGGCGCAGGGGCCGCCGGACGACCGACACCGCACGCCGCGCACGCCGCGCACGCCGTCGTATGCCCGAGCGGTCACTGGCTCGGCAGCAGCGGACGGGCAGGACCGTCGGCGAACAGGCCGGACAGGAAGCTGAGACGGCCGCGCTCCGCCGCGGTGAAGACGGGGGCGTCACTGCCGGGGCCGGCGGCCAGCGCCTCCAGATAGCCGAGCGCTCCGGCGACCCAGCGCAGGTTGCCGGTCACCCGCTGGCGATAGGCCTCGCCGCGCTCGGACTGGGCGGAGTGGTAGCGGGCGATGGCGGTTTCCAGCGAGCCATGGTCGCGCCGCAGGGCCGACAGGAAGGACGCGGCATAGCGGGCGTTGGCGACCGGGTCGAAGGCGGTGACCAGATCGGGGAAGGCGTCGGGGTGCCAGCGCAGGTTCACCTGAAGGCAGCCGACGTCGATGGACTGGACGCCGCGCGCCTGGGTTTCCCGCACGAAGGATATCGCCGCGTCGCGCGTCGGGAAGTAATGGGATTGCCCTTCGGTGTTGACCGTCCAGGGCCAGGCGGTGAACAGCCGGTCCTCCGTCCTCCGCCCGGATTCGGTGAAGCCCATCGCCAGCAGCAGATGGTCGCCGATGCCGGCCGCCCTCTCCGCATCCAGGATGGCGGCGATGCATTGCGCTTCCGGCGGCAGGGCTTTGCGGACGGGTTGGGCGGGCTGTTTGGGAGGGACATAGAGCGCGGTGCTCCACACGCCGATCTGCGAGAGGTTGGCCGGCGGCGCCGCCGCACCGCCGGCCGGGCTCACGAGCAGCCCGAGAAGGGGGAACACGACCGCTCGCAACCGGGAAAGGCGCATCAATGGATCGCGTCAGTCGATGGCGACGATCAGGTCGCTCAGCCGGTCGGCGTAGGTGGCGAGCGTGCCGTACATGAAGGGCAGCGCCAGCACCGTCACCACCAGGATCGCGACGATCTTTGGTACGAAGGTCAGCGTCATCTCCTGCACCTGGGTCAATGCCTGCACCAGCGAGATCGCCACGCCCACCACCACCGCGACGATCAGCGGCGGGGCGGCGACCAGCAGGGTCGTCCAGATGCCGCTGCGCAGCACCTCCAGCACGTCGGCCTGATTCATGGGGGATCCTTCCTCAAGCGCACCCGTTCAGACCGCGATGCGCATGATCTCCTGATACGCCTGGACCATCTTGTCGCGGATGGCGACGACGCTCTGTACCGTCATCTCCGCCGCCAGCACCGAGCGCACCACGTCATGCGCGCTCGCCTTGCCCGACACGGCGGCGAGCGATACCCGCTCGCTCTCCTTCAGCGTGTCGACCGCCTGCGAGATCGACCTGTCGAGGAAGCCGCCGAAATCGCTTTCGGCGCTGGCGGCCACCGCGTCGGTCTGGCTGGCGGAGGACAGTGGAGAGGTGGCGGCTTGAGTCTCGGCGACGCCGCTGGCAATCGGGCTGCGGTTGGCGGCGTAGGCGGCGGCGACGCGGCCGACGGACATCTCGATCATGGAACGGCTCCTCAGCTGCGCAGCAGGTCGACGACGCGGGTCATCATCGCGCGCGATTGTTCGATGACGTTCATGCTGGCCTCGAAGGCGCGGCCGGCCTCGCGCATGTCCATCATCTCGACCAGCGGCTGGACGTTGGGCTTCTTGACATAGCCCTTGTCGTCGGCCGCCGGGTGCGAGGGGTCGTAGGCGAGCTGGAAGTCGCTGCGGTCGCGGCCGATCTGCTTGACCTGCACCAGTTCCGCCCCGACGCCGCGATCCATCACGCTGTCGAAGGACACCGTCTTGCGGCGGTAGGGATCGCCACCCTTGGCGGTGGCGGTGCTGTCGGCGTTGGCGAGATTCTCCGCCACCACGCGCAGGCGGGTCGATTGCGCCTGGAGGCCGGCGCCGGCGATCTTCAGCGTGGCGCCGAGGACATCGTTCATCATGGCCCGTCTCCGTCCTTAACCGTTTCTCCAGGCCATGCGCAGCATCTGCACATTGCGCTGGAACAGGCTGGTGGTCAGCGCGAAGGCGTCGCGGGTTTCGCTGCCCTTGATCATCTCCTGGTCCAGCGACACCGCGTTGCCGCTGGGGGTCGATTCCCACAGGGCGGCCTTGCCTTCCTCGCGGAAGCCGGCGGTGGAGCGGGTGCTCGCCAGATGCAGGCCGGAGGTCCGGGCGGTCTCCACCGGGCGGATGCCCTCCATCACGCTGTCGAAGGGCTTCAGGTCGCGCGCCTGGTAATCGGGCGTGTTGGCGTTCACGACATTCTCGGCGACCAGCTTCTGCCGCTGCGCCAGATAGTCCAGCCGCGTGCCGGCGAGCTGAAAGAAACCGATTTTACCCAAATCCATTGCGACCTCGTTCCCTCACAACTCGCCGGAACACTGCGCCGGACGATGATCCCGCCCGTTTAAAACCGGATTTAAATTCGCTGCTCTACTCTGCCCGTCATCGACAGGCATGAGGGAGACTGCACCGATGCCGGCACTTGCCACCCTGGCGGCGGAACTCGACCGGCTGCCGACCCGCCAGTGGC contains the following coding sequences:
- a CDS encoding lytic transglycosylase domain-containing protein, which codes for MFPLLGLLVSPAGGAAAPPANLSQIGVWSTALYVPPKQPAQPVRKALPPEAQCIAAILDAERAAGIGDHLLLAMGFTESGRRTEDRLFTAWPWTVNTEGQSHYFPTRDAAISFVRETQARGVQSIDVGCLQVNLRWHPDAFPDLVTAFDPVANARYAASFLSALRRDHGSLETAIARYHSAQSERGEAYRQRVTGNLRWVAGALGYLEALAAGPGSDAPVFTAAERGRLSFLSGLFADGPARPLLPSQ
- the fliQ gene encoding flagellar biosynthesis protein FliQ, with the translated sequence MNQADVLEVLRSGIWTTLLVAAPPLIVAVVVGVAISLVQALTQVQEMTLTFVPKIVAILVVTVLALPFMYGTLATYADRLSDLIVAID
- a CDS encoding flagellar hook-basal body complex protein FliE, giving the protein MIEMSVGRVAAAYAANRSPIASGVAETQAATSPLSSASQTDAVAASAESDFGGFLDRSISQAVDTLKESERVSLAAVSGKASAHDVVRSVLAAEMTVQSVVAIRDKMVQAYQEIMRIAV
- the flgC gene encoding flagellar basal body rod protein FlgC, with the protein product MMNDVLGATLKIAGAGLQAQSTRLRVVAENLANADSTATAKGGDPYRRKTVSFDSVMDRGVGAELVQVKQIGRDRSDFQLAYDPSHPAADDKGYVKKPNVQPLVEMMDMREAGRAFEASMNVIEQSRAMMTRVVDLLRS
- a CDS encoding flagellar biosynthesis protein FlgG; its protein translation is MDLGKIGFFQLAGTRLDYLAQRQKLVAENVVNANTPDYQARDLKPFDSVMEGIRPVETARTSGLHLASTRSTAGFREEGKAALWESTPSGNAVSLDQEMIKGSETRDAFALTTSLFQRNVQMLRMAWRNG